The Mesobacillus jeotgali genome window below encodes:
- a CDS encoding YjcZ family sporulation protein, giving the protein MYGYSGCGYGGYSVGGAGYGSGFVLIVVLFILLIIVGCSCYR; this is encoded by the coding sequence ATGTACGGATACAGCGGCTGTGGATATGGCGGTTACAGTGTAGGAGGAGCTGGATATGGCAGCGGTTTTGTTTTAATCGTTGTGCTATTTATCCTCTTGATCATCGTTGGCTGCTCATGTTATCGCTAA
- a CDS encoding YjcZ family sporulation protein — MSDGCGYGGGFALLVVLFILLIIIGASWGFGY; from the coding sequence ATGTCTGATGGATGCGGCTATGGTGGCGGTTTCGCACTGCTTGTAGTATTGTTCATTCTTTTGATCATAATCGGAGCTTCTTGGGGTTTCGGTTACTAA
- a CDS encoding hemolysin family protein, translating into MIITNLLLVVLLIALTGFFVATEFAIVKVRGSRIDQLISEGRKGAQSAKHVVTHLDEYLSACQLGITITALGLGWLGEPTVEEMLHPVFENFHLNASLSGILSFGIAFVSITFLHVVVGELAPKTVAIQKAEAITLAFSKPIIWFYKIMYPFIWLLNGSARLLVGLFGLKSASEHEIAHSEEELRILLSESYESGEINQNELNYVNNIFEFDERIAKEIMVPRTEIVTFDISDEIETIIEVIQKEKYTRYPVIDGEKDNIVGMINIKEILTAKLTRKDLQVESILSSFIKPVIRVIETIPIHDLLVKMQKERIHMAILIDEYGGTSGLVTVEDIIEEIVGDIRDEFDIDEIAEIRKVKENHYLFSSRVLIDEVNDLLGIHISEEDVDTIGGWFMTKNIDAQIGDEIEEEGYVFKIIEIDEYHIAYLEVMKIDQDEKPD; encoded by the coding sequence TTGATTATTACTAATTTGCTACTAGTTGTCTTATTGATCGCATTGACAGGGTTTTTCGTTGCGACAGAGTTTGCCATCGTTAAAGTCAGGGGTTCAAGAATCGACCAGCTGATTTCTGAAGGGAGGAAGGGAGCACAATCCGCAAAGCATGTAGTCACACATCTCGATGAATATCTCTCGGCCTGTCAGCTGGGAATCACGATTACAGCCTTAGGCCTTGGGTGGCTGGGGGAGCCAACGGTTGAAGAAATGCTCCATCCTGTGTTTGAAAACTTTCATTTGAATGCTTCCTTATCAGGCATATTGTCGTTTGGAATCGCCTTTGTTTCAATCACTTTTTTGCATGTTGTAGTTGGGGAGCTGGCTCCAAAAACGGTCGCAATCCAAAAAGCTGAAGCCATCACCCTCGCTTTTTCCAAACCAATTATCTGGTTTTATAAGATTATGTATCCTTTTATCTGGTTATTGAATGGTTCAGCCAGGCTTCTTGTAGGACTGTTTGGGTTAAAGTCCGCTTCCGAGCATGAAATTGCCCATTCTGAAGAGGAGCTCCGGATTCTTTTATCAGAGAGTTATGAAAGCGGTGAAATCAATCAAAACGAATTGAACTATGTAAACAATATATTTGAGTTTGATGAGCGAATTGCCAAAGAGATCATGGTGCCGCGGACGGAAATCGTCACATTCGATATATCAGATGAAATTGAAACGATAATTGAAGTGATCCAGAAGGAGAAATATACGCGTTATCCTGTGATCGATGGAGAGAAGGACAATATAGTTGGAATGATCAATATAAAGGAAATATTAACTGCTAAATTGACGCGAAAGGATCTGCAAGTAGAATCGATATTGTCTTCATTCATTAAGCCTGTCATACGAGTGATTGAAACAATCCCTATACATGATTTGCTCGTTAAAATGCAAAAGGAACGCATTCATATGGCTATCTTGATTGATGAGTATGGCGGAACCTCTGGTCTGGTGACAGTAGAGGATATTATAGAAGAAATTGTTGGCGACATCCGTGATGAGTTTGATATCGATGAAATCGCTGAAATCAGAAAAGTGAAAGAAAACCATTATCTGTTCAGTTCCCGGGTACTGATCGATGAAGTAAATGACCTGTTGGGAATCCATATATCAGAAGAAGACGTGGATACTATAGGCGGGTGGTTCATGACAAAGAACATTGATGCCCAAATTGGTGATGAAATAGAAGAAGAAGGTTATGTTTTCAAGATTATCGAAATTGATGAATACCATATTGCCTACTTAGAGGTTATGAAAATTGACCAAGACGAAAAGCCGGACTGA
- a CDS encoding 3-methyladenine DNA glycosylase — MPENTHGKNDGSVEQEKKQENNKDIEPQRDPVKPQEGSATDK, encoded by the coding sequence ATGCCGGAAAACACTCATGGTAAGAACGATGGTTCAGTTGAACAAGAGAAGAAACAGGAAAACAACAAGGATATTGAGCCTCAAAGGGATCCAGTGAAACCCCAGGAAGGATCCGCAACTGACAAATAA
- a CDS encoding GDSL-type esterase/lipase family protein: MKKNTLLMSSLIVIFVLLAAFSILNPEKDKGDRLVVAFGDSLTYGYGDQKGSGYIDTLQTSLNTKNKENYKFDNEAIYGLESSGILSQLSDVGIRGKLDEADYFILFIGTNDLINSNGENLENLKHEKIKKGQAVYLKNLSAILNILGDNNEEAPILLLGLYNPYPDSMAIEAVIDDWNKEIMKEAENEKQIVFIPTNDLFKGTDKRQYFSDSLHLNDKGYKLIAERILERYTFE; the protein is encoded by the coding sequence ATGAAGAAAAATACATTACTAATGTCATCTTTGATCGTAATATTCGTCTTGCTGGCTGCTTTCAGTATCCTCAATCCTGAAAAAGATAAAGGAGACAGGCTTGTAGTGGCATTTGGCGATTCACTCACTTATGGATATGGAGACCAGAAAGGTTCCGGTTATATCGATACCCTGCAAACCAGCTTGAACACCAAAAATAAGGAAAACTACAAATTTGATAATGAAGCTATTTATGGTCTTGAATCTTCTGGAATCCTCAGCCAATTATCGGATGTAGGTATCAGGGGAAAGCTGGATGAAGCAGATTATTTTATCCTATTTATCGGTACTAATGATTTGATCAATAGCAATGGAGAGAATTTAGAGAATCTGAAGCATGAAAAAATAAAGAAAGGGCAGGCAGTTTATTTGAAAAACCTAAGTGCCATCCTCAATATCTTGGGGGATAATAACGAGGAGGCACCAATCTTGCTTCTGGGCCTATACAATCCTTACCCCGACAGCATGGCGATTGAAGCGGTAATTGATGATTGGAATAAGGAAATCATGAAAGAGGCTGAAAATGAAAAACAGATCGTTTTCATCCCAACCAATGATCTGTTCAAAGGAACAGACAAAAGGCAGTACTTCAGTGATTCTCTACATTTAAATGATAAAGGCTACAAACTGATTGCTGAACGCATTTTAGAAAGGTACACATTCGAATAG
- a CDS encoding ABC transporter substrate-binding protein has translation MKRGLAVILAVFMLIGLLAGCSGEQKAEAEKTKDGKVIVDFWTFWGSETRRPIIEKIIDDYNNSQDKVFVKHTFLPWGDIWTKNLASVAAGNPADVIVNDINTVAQRAENKQVEDLSQYIDDSFKQKFYPHLWETVEYDGKSYAVPFNTDTRLLFYNKTAFKEAGLDPEKPPATWAELEEYAKKLDIKNGDKYERVGFYPLWGSVGASSWMTNADDGNGFIEDGELSINTPKKVEAMNWIIDWKKRLGEKTVQAFQAEFGSEQANPFIAGKVAMWVDVGTFYTQLRDYGQDVEFGVAPIPAYEEGSGNWAEGGGFVVEIPKGAKHPEEAMDFIKYLTDVEAQKHWSVKNYDNVANIEAAEAALNELQGPDKMVYEASVKNLEQTKMFPVPVEYPDYHSRLNPHIDNALLGKTTPEKALKQAEEDIEKMKK, from the coding sequence ATGAAGAGGGGTCTAGCAGTTATTCTTGCAGTATTTATGCTAATTGGTTTGCTGGCTGGCTGTTCTGGGGAGCAGAAAGCTGAAGCCGAAAAAACGAAAGACGGGAAAGTAATTGTGGATTTCTGGACATTCTGGGGTTCAGAAACCCGTCGACCGATCATTGAAAAAATCATCGATGATTATAACAATTCCCAGGATAAAGTTTTTGTGAAACACACATTCCTGCCATGGGGTGATATTTGGACCAAAAATCTTGCTTCAGTCGCTGCCGGCAATCCAGCAGATGTTATCGTCAATGACATCAACACGGTTGCCCAGCGTGCAGAAAATAAGCAAGTCGAGGACCTAAGCCAATATATAGATGATTCATTCAAGCAAAAGTTTTACCCGCACTTATGGGAAACAGTCGAATATGACGGAAAATCATATGCTGTTCCATTCAATACAGATACACGCCTTCTTTTCTACAATAAAACAGCATTCAAGGAAGCGGGACTGGATCCTGAAAAGCCGCCTGCAACCTGGGCAGAGCTCGAGGAGTACGCAAAGAAATTGGATATCAAGAATGGTGACAAATACGAACGAGTCGGCTTCTACCCATTATGGGGCAGCGTTGGCGCATCAAGCTGGATGACGAACGCTGATGACGGGAATGGGTTTATTGAGGATGGAGAGCTGTCAATCAACACACCGAAAAAAGTTGAAGCCATGAATTGGATCATTGATTGGAAAAAACGTCTTGGAGAAAAGACTGTCCAAGCTTTCCAGGCAGAGTTCGGAAGTGAACAGGCAAATCCATTTATCGCTGGCAAAGTTGCCATGTGGGTGGATGTAGGAACATTCTACACACAATTAAGAGATTATGGACAGGATGTTGAATTTGGTGTAGCACCAATCCCTGCATATGAGGAAGGTTCAGGCAACTGGGCTGAAGGCGGCGGGTTTGTTGTCGAAATCCCGAAAGGAGCCAAACACCCAGAAGAAGCAATGGACTTTATTAAGTACTTGACAGATGTTGAAGCACAGAAACATTGGTCCGTTAAAAACTACGACAATGTTGCCAACATCGAAGCAGCAGAGGCTGCTTTAAATGAGCTTCAAGGTCCTGACAAAATGGTTTATGAAGCCTCAGTTAAAAATCTGGAGCAAACCAAAATGTTCCCGGTACCAGTAGAGTACCCTGATTATCATAGCAGGCTGAACCCGCATATTGACAATGCACTATTGGGCAAAACAACACCAGAAAAAGCATTGAAGCAAGCGGAAGAAGATATCGAAAAAATGAAGAAGTAA
- a CDS encoding M15 family metallopeptidase encodes MKKKLFGNAFITFLLIIAALLLYYQFLTKPELNENVPLPQGLHPVVEKNTDVLVKTAAERGIRVLVTDGFRSFEEQNELYDKGRSTEGQIVTHAKAGESYHNFGLAIDFALLNEQGKALWDTAYDGNGNGKSDWMEVVDIAKELGFTWGGDWKRFKDYPHLEMRFGLSINDLKRGKRPPDDALTASQN; translated from the coding sequence GTGAAAAAGAAACTATTCGGGAACGCATTCATCACGTTTCTGCTGATTATTGCTGCGCTTCTCCTATATTATCAATTCCTTACAAAGCCTGAATTGAATGAAAATGTACCATTGCCTCAGGGTTTGCATCCAGTGGTCGAAAAGAACACGGATGTTCTGGTCAAGACGGCAGCTGAGAGAGGGATTCGAGTCTTGGTGACTGATGGGTTCAGGAGTTTTGAAGAACAGAATGAGTTATATGATAAGGGAAGATCGACAGAAGGCCAAATAGTCACTCATGCTAAAGCAGGGGAGTCGTACCATAATTTCGGGTTGGCAATTGATTTCGCTTTATTGAATGAACAAGGAAAGGCGCTGTGGGACACTGCTTATGATGGGAATGGCAATGGAAAGTCCGATTGGATGGAAGTGGTGGACATTGCCAAGGAGCTTGGATTTACATGGGGAGGAGACTGGAAACGCTTTAAAGACTATCCACACTTGGAAATGCGTTTTGGCCTCAGTATCAATGACTTGAAACGAGGGAAGCGCCCGCCGGATGACGCACTGACAGCCTCGCAAAATTAA
- a CDS encoding protein-glutamine gamma-glutamyltransferase, with protein sequence MIIIRFPDGASAQKLQNLSGKQKQIYDHLDNSLTMFEYDTTFQLLFEINLRENIIDAALKLKDASPAFTSFKYSRFNPRYWTKGPRGYLLNPTVQPSDAINDIYENGQEYAFECSTAMVVIFYKAVLDSIRLRDFNYLFRGLLVWNWNHDSDLAIITLEGSEFIPGDVIYFMNPDFDKPIWRGENAVVLGNGLYYGHGIGIGTAEEMINALNTLRKEGSTTSAFMLQQHSRLNFKYLSQFSK encoded by the coding sequence ATGATAATCATCAGGTTTCCAGATGGTGCAAGCGCCCAGAAGCTGCAGAATCTATCTGGAAAACAGAAGCAAATATACGACCATCTAGACAATAGCCTCACGATGTTTGAGTATGACACTACATTTCAGCTTCTTTTTGAAATAAATCTTCGTGAGAATATCATTGATGCAGCATTGAAACTTAAGGATGCTTCACCAGCCTTTACCTCCTTCAAATATTCTAGGTTCAACCCGAGATATTGGACGAAAGGACCTAGAGGCTATTTGTTGAATCCGACTGTCCAGCCTTCTGACGCAATCAATGATATATATGAAAATGGGCAAGAGTATGCATTTGAATGCTCCACGGCAATGGTTGTCATTTTTTACAAAGCTGTTCTTGATTCAATTAGATTGAGGGATTTCAATTACTTATTCAGGGGGTTGCTGGTTTGGAATTGGAACCATGACTCCGATCTAGCTATTATCACCCTTGAAGGTAGTGAGTTTATTCCCGGAGATGTGATTTATTTCATGAATCCGGATTTTGACAAGCCCATCTGGAGAGGAGAAAACGCTGTCGTCCTTGGGAATGGGTTATATTATGGGCATGGCATAGGTATTGGGACAGCAGAAGAAATGATTAACGCACTGAATACACTTCGAAAAGAAGGTTCCACAACCTCAGCATTCATGCTTCAACAGCATAGCAGGCTGAATTTCAAATATTTGTCCCAATTCTCCAAGTGA
- a CDS encoding YsnF/AvaK domain-containing protein, translating to MAKKVVGVYDNQTELIEAIEEYKNNGYAVQDFSIIGDTNDVTSALQSRTGVTTENIGTDTDDHKEGGFWQSLMTAFDADRNLGGNEPSITDRLVGVGLTDDAAREYEEDVRNGRIILLAETTASGLDVEETGYVTDTSVTGTGVQGNYETDNYARNNLETDRYNNEEQRLQLREEQLDVSKERVQAGEVEVHKEVVEEQQKVNIPVTREEVYVERREVNETASGTDAVMDDDETIRVPIMEEKVEVTKKPVVSEELVIGKREVTDTEQVVESVKHEEAHLEADDDRIVNEAGLDRNSNSLKNNSDLDRDGYKDRR from the coding sequence ATGGCTAAAAAAGTAGTTGGAGTATATGATAATCAAACAGAACTAATTGAAGCAATTGAAGAATACAAAAACAACGGCTATGCCGTTCAGGATTTCTCAATCATCGGTGATACGAACGATGTTACTTCTGCCCTTCAAAGCAGAACTGGTGTAACGACTGAAAATATTGGAACTGATACTGACGATCATAAAGAGGGCGGTTTCTGGCAAAGCCTGATGACAGCATTTGACGCGGACAGAAATCTAGGTGGCAATGAGCCATCAATTACCGACCGTCTGGTGGGTGTCGGACTAACAGATGATGCTGCAAGAGAATATGAAGAGGATGTCCGAAATGGACGCATCATTCTTCTGGCAGAAACGACTGCATCCGGACTAGATGTTGAAGAAACAGGCTATGTTACCGACACATCCGTAACAGGAACTGGTGTTCAAGGGAATTACGAAACAGACAATTATGCCCGAAACAACCTTGAAACGGACCGATACAACAATGAAGAACAAAGATTGCAGTTAAGGGAAGAACAATTGGATGTTTCTAAAGAAAGAGTCCAGGCGGGTGAAGTGGAAGTCCACAAAGAAGTAGTCGAAGAACAGCAGAAGGTTAACATCCCAGTCACACGTGAGGAAGTTTACGTGGAAAGACGTGAGGTGAATGAGACTGCTTCAGGTACTGATGCCGTGATGGATGACGATGAAACCATCCGTGTGCCTATCATGGAAGAGAAGGTAGAGGTTACAAAGAAACCGGTTGTTTCTGAAGAGCTTGTCATTGGCAAGCGAGAAGTGACAGATACTGAACAAGTCGTCGAAAGTGTAAAGCATGAGGAAGCCCATCTTGAGGCTGATGACGACCGTATCGTCAACGAAGCAGGCCTTGACCGCAATAGCAACTCACTTAAGAACAATTCAGATCTAGACCGTGACGGTTATAAGGATAGAAGATAA
- a CDS encoding UDP-N-acetylmuramoyl-L-alanyl-D-glutamate--2,6-diaminopimelate ligase: protein MRLTKVLEALGGSVKKYKNDADPVLTGIQMDSRKVKPGDLFVAIKGFQIDGHKFITQAMDNGAAAVIGENELELEIPYIQVFDSRQALGRAASAFYDHPSRNHTVIGVTGTNGKTTVSYILRHILESAGKSCSLLGTVSYIINNEVYKPSNTTPDALQIQELIYKSKDEFVVLEVSSHALKQYRIEGLELDYGLFTNLSHDHLDYHPTIEDYFEAKTLMYNYMKKEGSAVVSRLGEWGDKLSSILRAKDIPVYSLGYDDCHDLKIEDIKLNGETRFDIKMGGITYPLTFPSPGLHNVYNAALAFLTAVKIGISPDAITEALKTFPGVPGRFEMISHPEGATFIVDYAHTKDAIEYCLQAAHEHEAVKVKHIFGFRGERDKTKREHMVKASAAMSDEFTLTFDDLNGISEDEMAKELQDLNVRFGKNKGKVITDRTLAIQNAWENAQSGEWILITGKGPEEYQSMYELPTTTDKETLLYLKKMQNKEKIIG from the coding sequence ATGAGATTAACCAAGGTGCTTGAAGCACTCGGCGGCAGTGTGAAAAAATATAAGAATGATGCAGATCCTGTCTTGACTGGAATTCAGATGGATTCACGTAAAGTGAAGCCAGGCGATTTATTTGTCGCGATTAAAGGTTTCCAGATAGATGGCCACAAGTTTATTACCCAAGCCATGGACAATGGGGCTGCAGCCGTCATAGGGGAAAATGAGCTCGAACTGGAGATCCCATATATCCAGGTTTTTGACAGCAGGCAAGCACTGGGCAGGGCAGCGAGTGCATTCTACGATCACCCGTCGAGAAATCATACGGTAATCGGAGTTACTGGTACAAACGGGAAAACTACTGTTTCATACATTTTAAGACATATTCTGGAGAGTGCAGGAAAAAGCTGCTCTTTGCTGGGCACAGTGTCTTATATTATAAATAATGAGGTGTACAAGCCCTCGAATACGACTCCGGATGCTTTGCAGATCCAGGAATTGATATACAAAAGCAAAGATGAGTTTGTAGTGCTGGAAGTGTCGTCACATGCGCTGAAACAATACAGGATTGAAGGCCTTGAGCTGGACTATGGACTATTCACGAACTTATCCCATGATCATCTTGATTACCATCCGACCATCGAGGATTATTTCGAAGCAAAAACATTGATGTACAATTACATGAAAAAAGAGGGTTCAGCAGTCGTCAGCAGATTGGGAGAATGGGGAGACAAGCTGTCGAGTATTTTAAGAGCTAAAGATATCCCGGTATATTCTCTTGGCTATGACGATTGCCATGACTTGAAGATAGAGGATATCAAATTGAATGGCGAAACCAGGTTTGACATCAAGATGGGAGGCATCACATATCCGCTGACTTTCCCATCACCAGGTCTCCATAACGTCTATAATGCAGCATTGGCCTTTTTGACAGCTGTGAAAATCGGTATCAGTCCAGATGCGATTACGGAGGCGCTTAAAACTTTCCCAGGTGTACCGGGAAGGTTCGAAATGATTTCCCATCCAGAAGGTGCTACTTTCATCGTCGATTATGCACATACAAAGGATGCGATTGAATACTGTCTGCAAGCAGCCCACGAGCATGAGGCTGTAAAGGTGAAGCATATATTCGGCTTCCGTGGTGAGCGGGATAAGACGAAAAGAGAACATATGGTTAAAGCGTCGGCCGCAATGAGTGATGAGTTCACTTTGACCTTCGATGACCTGAACGGCATATCAGAAGATGAGATGGCCAAAGAATTACAGGATCTGAATGTCCGATTTGGCAAAAATAAAGGGAAAGTCATTACAGACCGGACCCTAGCAATCCAGAATGCATGGGAAAACGCCCAGAGCGGGGAGTGGATTCTCATCACTGGAAAAGGACCAGAGGAGTATCAGTCCATGTACGAACTTCCAACGACTACAGATAAAGAAACGCTCTTATATTTAAAAAAGATGCAGAACAAGGAAAAGATAATTGGTTGA
- a CDS encoding NAD(P)/FAD-dependent oxidoreductase: MQTPKIVILGAGYGGLITSRQLEKTLKNGEAEVTLINKHDYHYISTQLHKTGAGTAPDEKITLHIPDLLKTGKVQFKRGTVQNVNFTAKKVQLESGEVIDYDYLMIGLGFDVSTFGIPGVEENAFKIKSFRSTKAIHNHMLRQFAAFKEDQDPSRLTFAVAGAGFTGIEMIGELIEAMPKLCRKYDIPVSETRIINIEAYETVLPGFDQKAIDFTAGYLRKNGVELMTSTKILECSPTSITLDNGEELPSRTLIWSGGVRGNTLLEELALPISKGRIVIDKFLRVKGMDNVFCIGDAALFLKNDGTPLPPTAQVAIQQAEVCGPNLVATLRGQQLKAFEYHHKGTVASIGNKAAVGKVFGLKISGLFAALMKQVIEARYLFVLGGPGLVIKQLFRAGKPQSELAVSKQK, encoded by the coding sequence ATGCAAACTCCGAAAATTGTTATTTTAGGTGCTGGATATGGTGGGCTTATCACTAGCCGACAGTTGGAAAAAACTCTTAAGAACGGCGAAGCTGAAGTAACCTTAATCAATAAACATGATTATCACTATATCTCTACTCAGTTGCATAAGACAGGGGCGGGCACGGCTCCGGATGAAAAAATCACGTTACATATACCTGATCTTCTTAAAACAGGCAAAGTACAATTCAAAAGAGGAACTGTACAAAATGTAAACTTCACTGCAAAGAAAGTACAGCTAGAGTCTGGTGAAGTTATTGATTATGACTACCTGATGATTGGTCTTGGATTTGATGTGAGTACGTTCGGGATTCCTGGCGTGGAAGAAAATGCTTTTAAGATCAAAAGCTTCAGAAGCACAAAAGCAATTCACAATCATATGCTCAGGCAGTTTGCTGCTTTTAAGGAAGACCAGGACCCTTCAAGATTGACTTTTGCCGTTGCTGGGGCCGGTTTTACCGGAATTGAAATGATAGGCGAACTAATCGAAGCAATGCCTAAGCTTTGCCGCAAATATGATATACCTGTGTCAGAGACCCGAATCATCAATATAGAAGCATATGAAACTGTTCTCCCAGGTTTTGATCAGAAGGCCATTGATTTCACTGCAGGCTACTTAAGGAAGAATGGCGTTGAACTGATGACTTCAACGAAGATACTTGAATGCTCTCCAACATCTATAACATTGGACAATGGTGAAGAACTTCCGTCCAGGACATTGATCTGGTCTGGCGGAGTCCGCGGCAATACCCTCCTTGAAGAATTGGCTTTGCCCATTTCCAAGGGCCGCATCGTGATTGACAAGTTTTTACGGGTAAAAGGAATGGACAATGTCTTTTGTATCGGTGATGCAGCATTGTTTTTGAAAAATGACGGAACCCCACTTCCTCCGACCGCACAGGTGGCAATTCAACAGGCAGAGGTGTGCGGACCAAATTTAGTGGCGACCTTAAGAGGGCAACAGCTTAAAGCATTTGAATATCACCATAAAGGTACAGTCGCTTCCATTGGTAACAAAGCGGCCGTTGGCAAGGTCTTCGGTCTGAAAATCAGCGGTTTATTCGCTGCATTGATGAAGCAAGTGATTGAAGCACGTTACCTCTTCGTACTTGGAGGACCAGGACTGGTCATCAAGCAACTATTCAGGGCCGGAAAGCCACAATCAGAGCTGGCTGTCTCCAAACAAAAATGA
- a CDS encoding metal-sulfur cluster assembly factor — protein MDKKEIYKMLAEVEEPMLGVDIVNLGLVYEVCVKDDKDVEIVMTTRNEDCMLAEYIALSAREHLAGHIGNLDHIDIKMVSAPKWTKDRMSQYAKYLLDL, from the coding sequence GTGGATAAAAAAGAAATTTATAAAATGCTTGCAGAGGTAGAAGAACCAATGCTTGGAGTCGATATTGTGAACCTTGGCCTCGTCTATGAAGTCTGTGTCAAGGACGATAAAGATGTCGAAATCGTTATGACCACAAGGAATGAAGACTGCATGCTTGCTGAATATATCGCTCTCTCAGCACGAGAACACCTGGCTGGACATATAGGGAACCTAGACCATATTGATATTAAAATGGTCTCAGCTCCTAAATGGACAAAAGACCGTATGTCCCAATACGCAAAATATTTACTGGATCTCTAA
- a CDS encoding pyridoxamine 5'-phosphate oxidase family protein, protein MNDQNLKDKITQVMGESKVGTLATVVGNKPHSRYMTFFNEDLILYTPTSKETYKAEEIEKNPYVHVLLGYEGEGMGDAYIEVQGRASIREDQSLKDKFWNNKMEKRIESPNDPEYIILEITPETIRLMNDHGEPETLNL, encoded by the coding sequence ATGAATGATCAAAATTTGAAGGATAAAATCACTCAGGTTATGGGGGAATCAAAGGTCGGGACGCTGGCAACGGTTGTCGGCAATAAGCCGCACTCCCGCTATATGACCTTTTTTAATGAGGATTTGATCTTGTACACACCGACAAGCAAAGAAACGTATAAAGCGGAAGAGATTGAAAAGAACCCATATGTCCATGTCCTTCTTGGATATGAAGGAGAAGGAATGGGTGATGCCTATATTGAGGTCCAGGGTAGGGCTTCCATTCGCGAAGATCAGTCTCTTAAGGATAAATTCTGGAATAATAAAATGGAAAAACGGATTGAAAGTCCCAATGATCCTGAATACATTATTCTTGAGATAACCCCGGAAACGATTCGGCTTATGAATGATCACGGTGAGCCAGAAACATTGAATTTATAA
- a CDS encoding RNA polymerase sigma factor — translation MSDHYSKHFHEVYVEYSDKVYGYLLLLTGKKEVAEDLTQETFLRVYKHIHQFNGDSQIFTWLVKIARNVAIDHLRRRRRLRFFSLDKYVIQSCQPSPVEIIVKGEKTSHLYKGIKALKLSYQEVLILRKIKEFSIRETALILGWSESKVKITTSRAMAALKKELKRRGEIIEEII, via the coding sequence TTGAGCGATCATTACAGCAAACATTTCCATGAGGTATATGTGGAGTACAGTGACAAGGTCTATGGCTATCTCCTGTTATTGACCGGAAAGAAAGAAGTCGCAGAGGATCTAACCCAGGAAACATTTTTAAGGGTGTACAAGCATATTCACCAGTTTAACGGTGATTCACAAATATTCACATGGCTTGTTAAAATCGCCCGAAATGTTGCTATTGACCATCTAAGAAGACGAAGGAGACTGCGTTTCTTTTCATTGGATAAGTATGTCATTCAATCATGTCAGCCTTCTCCGGTCGAAATTATTGTAAAAGGGGAGAAGACTTCACACCTTTATAAAGGAATCAAAGCTCTGAAGCTAAGCTACCAGGAAGTATTGATTTTAAGGAAAATCAAAGAGTTTTCGATTAGGGAAACCGCTTTGATCCTTGGCTGGAGCGAAAGCAAAGTGAAGATCACGACTTCCCGGGCAATGGCAGCCTTAAAAAAAGAGTTAAAGAGAAGAGGGGAAATAATTGAAGAAATCATTTGA